A region of Staphylococcus sp. IVB6181 DNA encodes the following proteins:
- a CDS encoding extracellular solute-binding protein, whose translation MKIKIVLVSLLCLVLLYFSYVGLGSSSDKVIIQTNADEEAIAAMEKALNTHGYKGEYIIQPQSTSELGGKIMAEGKNIEADIITQASYYLESAQKEHDMFAAMPSSIQQQEIKQYPDYMTPILGNMGSLFVNTKALKEKGLPMPHTIKDLTKPEYKNEISFPNIMDSSTGWLLLQGVLDQYGEKEGKHIIEPLIINAGPHLESSGSGPLKKVQSGEATVGAGLRNQAIDAEKEGEPIKYIDPTEGNFALTEAAAVVKKGGERQQKAQKMVAVIQKYGRKDLLKEYPVPLYKGEKVDEAMKPSHPKAWPTPLTVNLLDQHQTIFNEAKKEADIKKEQKGGK comes from the coding sequence TTGAAAATTAAAATTGTGTTAGTCAGTTTGCTGTGTTTGGTGCTGCTGTATTTCTCATATGTAGGTTTAGGCTCTTCTTCAGATAAAGTGATTATTCAAACCAATGCCGATGAAGAAGCGATTGCTGCGATGGAGAAAGCATTAAATACGCATGGCTATAAAGGTGAATATATTATTCAGCCGCAGTCGACATCTGAATTAGGCGGGAAAATTATGGCAGAAGGCAAAAATATCGAAGCGGATATCATTACACAAGCAAGCTACTATTTAGAAAGTGCACAAAAAGAACATGATATGTTTGCGGCAATGCCATCTTCTATTCAGCAGCAAGAAATCAAACAGTATCCCGACTATATGACTCCTATCCTAGGCAATATGGGTTCATTGTTTGTAAATACGAAAGCACTTAAAGAAAAAGGATTACCGATGCCGCATACGATTAAAGATTTAACGAAGCCGGAATATAAAAATGAAATTTCCTTCCCGAATATTATGGATTCTTCAACAGGCTGGCTCTTGTTGCAAGGTGTACTTGATCAATACGGAGAAAAAGAAGGCAAACACATTATTGAACCGCTCATTATCAATGCCGGACCGCATTTAGAAAGCTCAGGTTCAGGGCCGTTGAAAAAAGTACAATCCGGAGAAGCAACAGTAGGTGCAGGATTAAGAAACCAAGCCATTGATGCCGAGAAAGAAGGAGAACCGATTAAGTATATTGATCCGACTGAAGGCAACTTTGCTTTGACAGAAGCAGCAGCAGTTGTGAAAAAAGGCGGAGAACGCCAGCAAAAAGCACAAAAAATGGTAGCAGTAATTCAAAAGTATGGACGAAAAGATTTATTGAAAGAATATCCAGTACCGCTTTATAAAGGTGAAAAAGTAGATGAAGCGATGAAGCCGAGTCATCCAAAAGCATGGCCGACACCTTTAACTGTGAACTTATTAGATCAGCATCAAACCATCTTTAATGAAGCTAAAAAAGAAGCGGATATTAAAAAAGAACAAAAAGGGGGCAAATAA
- a CDS encoding ABC transporter permease subunit: MTAYALQVTALPRMLKQYTHGMVMLPMLVPTITYGFLLMYLFGNEGIIARFLGEPLFTVYGEKGMLIGYIIYTLPAAFIIINNAFNYIDHRFFYVSQLMHDNGLRRFYHTLLRPLVIPIGNAFILSFILSFTDFGIPASIGADDTVISILLYQTILGSIPKFAQGAVIAMIMLLPALLGFIFLTVIERWNVEHRFAQQYSPNKKPMHDSIIGTLTFILSTLILVIFMVMFVVPFTTNYPYNMQFTLKHIINLLKDEVLVHVYMQSVFVAVCTAVFGTIIAFFSAIISTRTQLAGRKGLNLIAMLTNTVPGMILGLAYLLFFQNSSLKGTFLIVILSIVVHYFTTPYLMAKGAMEKLDKSWDVTSMLLKDSWFETVFKVILPNMKTTIVEMINYYFINAMVTISGVIFLVSTSTQIVSTQINQLQHFNRFTDIFILSILILLTNIIVRVISHLWLRYDKGRELR, encoded by the coding sequence TTGACTGCGTATGCGCTTCAAGTCACAGCGCTGCCGCGTATGCTCAAACAATACACGCATGGCATGGTGATGCTGCCGATGTTAGTACCGACAATCACTTACGGTTTCTTGTTGATGTATTTATTCGGCAATGAAGGTATTATTGCTCGATTTTTAGGCGAACCTTTATTTACTGTCTATGGTGAAAAGGGGATGCTTATCGGATACATTATTTATACGTTGCCGGCAGCTTTTATTATCATCAATAATGCATTTAATTATATTGATCATCGTTTTTTCTATGTTTCTCAACTCATGCATGATAATGGGCTGCGCAGATTTTATCATACATTGTTAAGACCGTTAGTCATTCCTATCGGCAATGCCTTTATCTTGTCATTTATTTTAAGTTTCACAGATTTTGGTATACCTGCTTCAATCGGAGCGGACGACACAGTGATTTCTATCTTGCTCTATCAGACTATCTTAGGTTCGATTCCTAAATTTGCACAAGGTGCAGTCATTGCGATGATTATGCTGCTTCCAGCATTGCTCGGCTTTATATTCTTGACTGTAATTGAAAGATGGAATGTCGAACATCGCTTTGCACAACAATACAGTCCGAACAAAAAACCTATGCATGACAGTATTATCGGAACACTGACTTTTATTTTAAGTACGCTTATTTTAGTGATATTTATGGTGATGTTTGTCGTACCTTTCACGACTAATTATCCCTACAATATGCAATTTACATTAAAACATATTATTAATTTGCTGAAAGATGAAGTCTTAGTTCATGTGTATATGCAATCGGTTTTTGTTGCAGTTTGTACAGCTGTATTTGGAACGATTATCGCTTTCTTCAGTGCGATTATCAGCACACGTACACAATTAGCCGGAAGAAAAGGGCTTAATCTGATCGCTATGCTGACGAATACAGTGCCAGGTATGATTTTAGGTTTAGCATATTTGCTCTTTTTCCAAAACAGTTCGTTAAAAGGCACTTTCTTAATTGTGATTCTCAGTATCGTGGTGCATTATTTCACAACGCCTTATTTAATGGCTAAAGGTGCCATGGAAAAACTGGATAAGTCTTGGGATGTGACAAGTATGTTATTGAAAGACAGCTGGTTTGAAACGGTCTTTAAAGTGATTTTACCGAATATGAAGACTACTATTGTTGAAATGATTAATTACTATTTTATTAATGCAATGGTAACCATCAGCGGAGTTATCTTCTTAGTTTCTACATCAACTCAGATTGTTTCAACGCAAATCAATCAGCTGCAGCACTTTAACAGGTTCACAGATATCTTCATTCTATCTATTTTAATCTTACTGACGAATATTATAGTACGCGTAATCAGTCACCTTTGGTTGCGTTATGACAAAGGGAGGGAATTGCGTTGA
- a CDS encoding ABC transporter ATP-binding protein, producing the protein MLSLKNVTKQYDNNEVLKDINLDIENGEIVALLGPSGCGKTTLLNMILGLTEVTSGEIHFNHSPIHHVPMQKRGFNIVFQDYCLFPHLNARDNIMYGLNNLKKDPNTKEVSDLIELLELRPHLYKKIHELSGGQKQRVLIARTIVMEPKVLLMDEPLSALDGMIKERIKDMIIKVAKSLNLTTIIVTHAPEEALTMADKIVVIQEGKIAQFGTPEDIIHRPNSKFVRQFILNQLEIKRHHIYQLFGEQHGA; encoded by the coding sequence ATGCTCAGTTTAAAAAATGTAACAAAGCAATACGACAACAATGAAGTATTAAAGGACATTAACTTGGATATTGAAAATGGAGAGATCGTAGCGTTATTAGGGCCAAGCGGTTGCGGCAAAACGACTTTATTGAATATGATTTTAGGATTAACGGAAGTAACAAGCGGTGAAATTCATTTTAATCATTCGCCGATTCATCATGTACCAATGCAAAAAAGAGGTTTCAATATTGTCTTTCAAGACTATTGTTTATTCCCGCATTTAAATGCACGCGACAATATTATGTATGGTTTGAACAATTTAAAGAAAGACCCGAATACGAAAGAAGTTTCGGATTTAATCGAATTACTAGAATTGCGTCCGCATTTATACAAAAAGATTCACGAATTATCAGGCGGACAAAAGCAAAGAGTTTTGATTGCTCGCACAATTGTTATGGAACCGAAAGTACTATTAATGGATGAACCTTTAAGTGCGCTGGACGGCATGATTAAAGAACGTATTAAAGACATGATTATCAAAGTAGCAAAATCATTAAATCTAACAACGATTATTGTGACACATGCTCCTGAAGAAGCATTGACAATGGCAGATAAAATTGTGGTGATTCAAGAAGGGAAAATCGCACAATTCGGTACACCTGAAGATATTATTCACCGTCCGAATTCAAAGTTTGTAAGACAATTTATTTTGAACCAATTGGAAATCAAGCGTCATCATATTTATCAATTGTTTGGTGAACAACATGGTGCATAA
- a CDS encoding DeoR/GlpR family DNA-binding transcription regulator yields the protein MLPTERRAEIIQKLEKNNFLELKTLHKELNISMETLRRDVQQLVKDDLVLKEYGGIRINKEQNGESAIERRLDRHLDKKKSIAQKALKEIQDGDCIYLDSGSTTLQIAKGLDRKNNLTIVTNSIPVLIQCMEYGHSLISIGGKIRASEQSLTQFDFLFNFERLNINKGFFCCSGVSAQNGVTDYSLEEVETRIRLMHISQQCYLTADSSKINKVVTAKISDAKDFNWFITDDAINHKDKQALETAGLKVL from the coding sequence ATGCTTCCAACTGAAAGAAGAGCTGAAATTATACAAAAACTAGAAAAAAACAACTTCCTGGAATTAAAGACCTTACATAAGGAACTTAATATTTCTATGGAAACTTTACGCAGAGATGTGCAACAGTTAGTCAAAGACGATTTAGTGCTTAAAGAATACGGCGGAATCAGAATCAATAAAGAACAAAATGGAGAATCTGCGATTGAACGCAGATTAGATCGTCATTTAGATAAGAAGAAAAGTATTGCACAAAAAGCGTTGAAAGAGATTCAAGACGGAGATTGTATTTATTTAGACAGCGGATCGACCACTTTACAGATTGCTAAAGGATTAGACAGAAAAAACAACCTTACTATAGTGACGAACTCTATTCCTGTTTTAATACAATGCATGGAGTATGGGCATAGCTTAATTTCTATCGGAGGCAAAATCAGAGCGTCTGAACAATCGCTGACGCAATTCGACTTCCTATTCAATTTTGAACGATTGAATATTAATAAAGGATTCTTTTGCTGCAGCGGTGTATCTGCACAAAACGGCGTTACTGATTACAGCTTAGAAGAAGTCGAAACCAGAATCCGTCTGATGCATATTTCGCAGCAATGTTACCTGACAGCAGACAGCAGTAAAATCAATAAAGTCGTTACTGCTAAAATCAGCGATGCAAAAGATTTTAATTGGTTCATCACTGATGATGCAATTAATCATAAGGATAAACAAGCATTAGAAACAGCAGGACTTAAAGTTTTGTAA
- a CDS encoding GyrI-like domain-containing protein has translation MEYEVQTLEEMNVIGYLSKFATMQDAQQGLPKAWQAFNENGQDKTLAALSNHKLDGFLGVIVPTESGMNYLIAVTSDKKSEAGLHPYTLPAGKYVVADAKGPVPEAIQRVCEKVYNPHYLNELGFKMRQAPGIEFYPHGNPMADDYAAKVYVPVEE, from the coding sequence ATGGAATATGAAGTTCAAACACTTGAAGAGATGAATGTCATCGGTTATTTAAGCAAATTTGCGACAATGCAAGATGCACAACAAGGTTTGCCGAAAGCATGGCAGGCATTTAATGAAAATGGACAAGACAAAACACTAGCAGCACTCAGCAATCATAAATTGGATGGATTTTTAGGTGTGATTGTTCCGACAGAAAGCGGAATGAATTATTTGATTGCTGTGACATCAGATAAAAAATCAGAAGCAGGACTGCACCCCTATACACTGCCTGCAGGGAAATATGTGGTCGCAGATGCAAAAGGGCCGGTTCCTGAGGCGATACAGCGTGTATGTGAAAAGGTATATAATCCTCACTACTTAAATGAATTAGGTTTCAAGATGAGACAAGCACCAGGTATTGAATTTTATCCGCATGGCAATCCTATGGCAGATGACTATGCAGCAAAAGTATATGTACCTGTAGAAGAATAG
- a CDS encoding ABC transporter substrate-binding protein: MVEVRNESGITQVAANVDRVAALEYSFVEDLLALDIKPAAIADDGNAENLFDAVREQVGSYVSLGDRKNPDIEALREAEPQLIIADGERHHRIYRDLEKIAPTILLESFDGNYEQNVESFKLIGKAVSKEQEAKKRVAIHEQKIKQIEDEITVDKHLGTLAAVVTDNHIVGHDANSYVGQFLKRLGFKMAITQADSKTYPEYKDGPYLKLTDEQLKTLNPERLILMVDDENSEALEKLRQSEVYNTINAKKNNRIHFVSRELWAKSRGVIASEYIAADLTKFKE, from the coding sequence ATGGTTGAAGTAAGAAATGAATCAGGCATTACACAAGTTGCAGCTAATGTTGATAGAGTGGCAGCATTAGAGTATTCATTTGTAGAAGATTTACTGGCATTAGATATTAAGCCAGCTGCTATTGCTGATGACGGCAATGCAGAAAACTTATTTGACGCAGTCAGAGAACAAGTCGGCAGCTATGTTTCATTAGGGGATAGAAAAAATCCTGATATTGAAGCATTAAGAGAAGCTGAACCGCAACTGATTATTGCTGACGGTGAACGCCATCACAGAATTTATAGAGACCTTGAAAAAATTGCCCCTACAATTTTACTTGAAAGTTTTGATGGCAACTATGAACAAAACGTAGAATCATTCAAACTGATCGGTAAAGCAGTATCAAAAGAACAAGAAGCGAAAAAACGTGTCGCAATTCATGAACAAAAAATTAAACAAATCGAAGATGAAATCACTGTCGACAAACATTTAGGCACACTTGCTGCAGTGGTAACAGACAATCATATCGTAGGTCATGATGCGAACAGTTATGTCGGTCAATTCTTGAAACGTTTAGGCTTCAAAATGGCAATCACACAAGCAGATTCAAAAACGTATCCTGAATATAAAGATGGACCGTATCTGAAATTAACAGATGAACAATTAAAAACATTAAATCCAGAACGTTTAATTCTGATGGTAGACGATGAAAACTCAGAAGCGCTTGAAAAATTACGCCAATCTGAAGTTTATAATACTATCAATGCGAAGAAAAATAACCGCATTCATTTCGTCAGCCGTGAACTTTGGGCAAAATCTCGCGGTGTCATTGCTTCTGAATATATCGCAGCGGACTTAACTAAGTTTAAAGAATAA
- a CDS encoding YfhO family protein encodes MRSNIKQNFIRFLKIAGIAAVMMLIIFYPALRAYMKHQIVFSGVGDGFRQMMPFQKYLYQHVTHFASFYDISFGLGGDYITDLAYYYSTSPLTYLNFFFVWLGEHLLHMNPSSIEFWPGNQLFFAIVKAILTFISAYYMMRYFKLQRYTALIGTILYTASNVMLYFNFTWSFYGDVLIYLPITLLGVEKLFRERRAGWLIVGLALTLISNFYFSYYEAIIIGGYLIYRTLFQYKEDILTKIQKIYITAITFILSLMISSYGFYTGVSSFLHNDRKQNPLLEFPFFVDLLNTQKQTFLSGFHIILSILVIIALLQFKLYRHYYYRLFAITTWIFILGSFTNAFDSFFNGFSIPQRRWVYILTMTAALLVALMIQHFAEMSIVSLIVACIPAFGVLYFSSRFAKGDWDWWISTVLIIIILAVIIVLFKGKTNRWLKISLVLLILLQQYWQLKEYKHNTLSEYETDIAQVTKHDYFSKPLNKKIKALQAQNKDDLMRIDYMSGYGLNSPFIYDYNGISLYSSIFDGEILKYYDKTMQINMPVDKNSTFRLFNNRANLMALWDVTDRFKMESDKNMPYGFEQQDKIKDKDATFIHSHNQIDYPAAHITNKTFNMDQLKSPLDKEQAMLTGVVWEHQKGNSDFKPNQNLLSQSQTDLRDAKQVDNNHIQVQKDKGGVTLSLPPALANQYQDMYVEMDVERISPSTEHYVKLNEYKQKRNELDYKYRRFVSPVTMRVKASPELKLQLPKGKYRLNIKGIYGEDYATLRNAKKSLTPVKVTKENDGLHIKKPKAVSGNLVLPTAYRKGLYAVIDGKQHEVKQGNGIMTVIKTEKGQTDIHLKYQPPLFKTLILISIIGLVLSIFWCRFLSKRKFKS; translated from the coding sequence ATGAGATCAAACATAAAACAAAATTTCATACGTTTTCTTAAAATCGCCGGCATAGCTGCAGTGATGATGTTGATAATCTTTTATCCGGCACTTCGTGCATACATGAAGCATCAGATTGTATTCAGCGGTGTTGGAGACGGCTTCAGACAAATGATGCCGTTTCAAAAATATCTTTATCAGCATGTGACGCACTTTGCCAGTTTCTATGATATCTCATTCGGTTTAGGCGGAGACTATATTACTGATTTAGCGTATTACTATTCCACTTCACCGCTCACGTATCTGAACTTTTTCTTTGTGTGGTTAGGTGAACATCTCTTACATATGAATCCAAGCAGTATCGAATTTTGGCCTGGCAACCAACTATTCTTTGCGATTGTCAAAGCTATTTTGACATTTATATCAGCGTACTATATGATGCGCTATTTTAAATTACAACGTTATACTGCTTTAATCGGTACGATTTTGTATACTGCATCTAACGTTATGCTGTATTTCAATTTTACTTGGTCATTTTACGGGGATGTACTCATTTATCTTCCAATCACCTTGCTCGGTGTTGAAAAATTATTCAGAGAACGACGGGCGGGCTGGTTGATTGTCGGCTTAGCCTTAACATTGATTTCAAACTTTTACTTCAGTTACTATGAAGCGATTATTATCGGCGGTTATCTCATTTACAGAACGCTCTTCCAATATAAAGAGGATATTTTAACTAAGATACAAAAAATATACATTACAGCGATAACATTCATTTTAAGTCTGATGATTTCAAGTTATGGCTTTTATACAGGTGTCAGTTCGTTTTTACACAACGACAGAAAACAAAATCCATTGCTGGAATTTCCGTTTTTCGTTGATTTATTGAACACACAAAAGCAGACTTTTTTATCAGGGTTCCATATTATACTTTCAATACTTGTTATCATAGCGCTGCTGCAATTTAAATTGTATCGCCATTATTACTACCGTTTGTTTGCGATTACTACTTGGATCTTTATTTTAGGTTCGTTTACCAACGCATTCGACAGTTTCTTTAACGGCTTTTCAATTCCGCAGCGCAGATGGGTGTATATCCTTACTATGACCGCAGCTCTATTAGTCGCACTCATGATTCAACATTTTGCAGAAATGTCGATTGTTTCACTGATCGTTGCTTGTATTCCAGCTTTCGGTGTTTTATATTTCTCTTCTCGCTTTGCAAAAGGAGATTGGGACTGGTGGATCAGTACAGTACTGATTATCATAATATTAGCTGTCATTATAGTACTCTTTAAAGGCAAAACAAACCGCTGGCTCAAAATCAGCTTAGTCCTGCTTATCTTGCTTCAGCAATATTGGCAGCTGAAAGAATATAAACACAATACACTTTCTGAGTATGAAACTGATATTGCTCAAGTTACCAAACATGATTATTTCAGCAAGCCGTTGAACAAGAAAATCAAAGCGCTGCAAGCCCAAAATAAAGATGATTTAATGCGCATTGACTATATGAGCGGTTACGGACTGAACTCGCCTTTCATTTACGACTATAACGGCATTTCACTCTATTCAAGTATCTTTGATGGTGAAATCTTGAAGTACTATGACAAAACCATGCAAATCAACATGCCTGTCGATAAAAACAGTACTTTCCGTTTATTTAATAATCGTGCAAATTTAATGGCACTTTGGGATGTGACGGATCGTTTCAAAATGGAATCTGATAAGAATATGCCTTACGGCTTTGAGCAGCAAGACAAGATTAAAGATAAAGATGCGACATTTATTCATTCGCATAATCAAATCGATTATCCTGCCGCACACATTACCAACAAAACATTTAATATGGATCAATTGAAATCACCTTTAGATAAAGAACAAGCCATGTTAACTGGTGTGGTTTGGGAGCATCAAAAAGGTAATTCTGATTTTAAACCGAATCAGAATTTATTATCTCAATCTCAAACTGATTTACGCGATGCCAAACAAGTGGATAACAACCACATACAAGTGCAAAAAGATAAAGGCGGTGTCACATTATCATTGCCGCCTGCCCTAGCAAATCAATATCAAGATATGTATGTAGAAATGGATGTTGAACGCATCTCTCCTTCAACAGAACATTATGTAAAATTAAACGAGTATAAACAAAAACGAAATGAACTGGATTATAAATACCGCAGATTTGTCTCACCGGTGACGATGAGAGTAAAAGCATCACCGGAGTTAAAATTACAATTGCCGAAAGGCAAATACCGTTTAAATATCAAAGGTATTTACGGTGAAGATTATGCAACTTTAAGAAATGCAAAAAAATCATTAACACCTGTTAAAGTTACAAAAGAAAACGATGGCCTGCATATCAAAAAACCAAAAGCAGTTTCTGGGAATTTAGTATTGCCTACTGCTTATAGAAAAGGTTTATACGCAGTAATAGACGGCAAGCAGCATGAAGTCAAACAAGGTAATGGTATTATGACTGTAATTAAAACAGAAAAAGGTCAAACTGATATTCACCTGAAGTATCAACCGCCTTTATTCAAAACGCTAATCTTAATTTCTATTATTGGTTTGGTATTAAGTATTTTCTGGTGCAGATTCCTATCAAAACGCAAATTCAAATCATAA
- a CDS encoding ABC transporter ATP-binding protein, with the protein MSFIKIQKLTKKFKDKTVLHGLDLNIQEGSMTTLLGPSGCGKSTLLRSIAGLHDVDSGEIFINDKRIDKLEPKARNIGMVFQHYALFSNLTVEDNISFGLKIKKLSASEIKNKVFEMIRITGLSGFEKRYPAQLSGGQQQRVALARALVMDPKVLLLDEPLSALDAQIRKTLRTLLKDIQQRLNITMILVTHDQEEAMSMSDYVYILKDGHIVQEGEPQTIYRSPNNEFVSKFIGSYNVIEAEKWQGITGQKPEQGHFVAIRPETLSFTPTENAIELSGCVKNMTMLGSIIRFVIDVNGESIIVDELNRSSNFKEINQTYPLFIGKEDLIFVD; encoded by the coding sequence ATGAGTTTCATCAAAATTCAAAAACTGACGAAAAAATTTAAAGATAAAACTGTGCTGCATGGTCTAGATTTAAACATTCAAGAGGGTTCTATGACAACATTATTAGGGCCTAGCGGATGTGGAAAGAGTACACTTCTCAGAAGTATCGCAGGATTACACGATGTGGATAGTGGTGAAATATTTATCAATGATAAGAGAATTGATAAGTTAGAACCGAAAGCACGTAATATTGGTATGGTCTTTCAACATTATGCATTATTTTCAAATTTAACTGTTGAAGATAATATAAGTTTTGGCTTGAAAATCAAAAAGCTGAGTGCAAGTGAAATTAAGAATAAAGTATTTGAGATGATTAGAATTACAGGATTATCAGGTTTTGAAAAAAGATATCCTGCACAATTATCAGGAGGGCAGCAACAAAGGGTGGCCCTTGCACGTGCATTAGTGATGGATCCAAAAGTATTATTGCTGGATGAACCATTGAGTGCACTAGATGCACAAATCAGAAAAACTTTAAGAACATTGCTGAAAGATATTCAACAGCGCTTAAATATTACAATGATTCTAGTTACGCATGATCAAGAAGAAGCAATGTCTATGAGTGATTATGTCTATATCCTTAAAGACGGTCATATTGTTCAAGAAGGTGAACCGCAGACCATTTACAGATCACCAAATAATGAATTTGTCTCTAAATTTATCGGCAGCTACAATGTTATTGAAGCAGAAAAATGGCAAGGCATTACTGGTCAAAAACCTGAACAAGGTCATTTTGTCGCAATTAGACCAGAGACTTTGAGTTTTACACCGACTGAAAATGCAATTGAGCTATCAGGCTGTGTGAAAAATATGACGATGCTCGGCTCGATTATTCGATTTGTTATTGATGTTAATGGTGAATCTATTATAGTAGATGAATTAAACCGGTCTAGTAATTTTAAAGAAATCAACCAAACTTATCCGCTTTTTATTGGAAAAGAAGATTTGATATTTGTTGATTAA
- a CDS encoding ABC transporter permease produces the protein MKNILKNISVLIVVLYLTVPLIATLVYSLATSWSHTILPAGFTFKWYADLFTNDQFLLSLVRTLILVTVSLLLALLIMVPSIYAIKIYYPALDKYMKIVIIICYAMPGVILSVGLLKGYANLGIPMIVIVVGAYIISIFPYIYQGVSNNLRTVRANEMVEAAEMLGLSKMGAFIKVILPNIKYGLTVTALLCFSILFGEFVLINLILGSNFETVQVFLMQNLKKNGHISSAIVVCYFILLMVITFVILKISTNKKGMVSNEFHQNSKTDEKI, from the coding sequence ATGAAAAATATTCTGAAGAATATCAGTGTACTCATTGTAGTACTTTATTTAACAGTCCCTTTAATCGCAACATTAGTGTATTCACTTGCAACGAGTTGGAGTCATACGATTTTACCAGCTGGATTCACATTTAAATGGTATGCGGACTTATTTACTAATGATCAATTTTTATTATCATTAGTCAGAACTTTGATATTGGTTACAGTGTCATTATTACTAGCATTGTTGATTATGGTGCCTTCAATATATGCGATTAAGATTTATTACCCAGCTTTAGATAAATACATGAAAATTGTGATTATCATTTGTTATGCTATGCCAGGCGTTATCTTAAGTGTGGGTTTATTGAAAGGTTATGCAAACTTAGGCATTCCGATGATTGTTATTGTGGTGGGTGCGTATATAATTAGTATTTTTCCATACATTTACCAAGGCGTTTCTAATAACTTAAGAACAGTCAGAGCCAATGAAATGGTTGAAGCAGCAGAAATGTTAGGTCTATCGAAAATGGGTGCTTTTATTAAGGTGATATTACCTAATATTAAATACGGTCTTACAGTGACTGCCTTGCTTTGTTTCTCAATTTTATTCGGTGAATTTGTATTAATCAATTTGATTTTGGGATCAAACTTTGAAACTGTACAAGTATTCTTAATGCAAAACCTAAAGAAAAACGGCCATATTTCAAGTGCCATTGTGGTTTGTTATTTCATCTTATTAATGGTGATTACATTTGTGATTCTTAAAATTTCAACAAATAAGAAAGGTATGGTTTCTAATGAGTTTCATCAAAATTCAAAAACTGACGAAAAAATTTAA